Proteins co-encoded in one Terriglobales bacterium genomic window:
- a CDS encoding TonB family protein, which translates to MAANADIFLERDGWRGPLAWSAILHSALFGGILLYSAVIGNWRGSDWGSNTGSGGGAMNATLVSNVPLPANPVQTNNVLANQSKGLTQSASKAVEQTPEAIPIPERDARTKPAKIPSASHAKPVEPAEVPSNAVPYGEGGPVTTMYSFSSAGAKGGFDFSGAGGGDFGAKYGWYVDVVRRKVSENWLKYEVDARISDASRCYVTFDITRSGQPTNVRVEQSSGVPSLDVSAVRALQRIDSFGPLPGDYSGSKVSVEFWFDYHR; encoded by the coding sequence ATGGCAGCAAACGCTGACATTTTTTTAGAACGCGATGGTTGGCGCGGGCCTTTGGCCTGGTCGGCAATCCTGCATTCCGCTCTGTTCGGCGGAATTCTGCTCTATTCAGCGGTAATCGGAAACTGGCGCGGTTCTGACTGGGGTAGCAATACAGGCAGCGGCGGAGGGGCGATGAACGCTACGCTGGTCAGCAATGTTCCGCTGCCCGCAAATCCAGTGCAGACCAACAATGTACTGGCGAACCAGTCGAAGGGCCTCACGCAATCGGCTTCCAAAGCGGTTGAGCAGACACCCGAAGCAATTCCGATTCCCGAGCGTGACGCCAGAACCAAACCCGCGAAAATTCCCAGCGCGAGCCATGCGAAACCGGTGGAGCCTGCGGAAGTGCCCAGCAATGCGGTGCCCTACGGTGAGGGGGGACCGGTCACCACCATGTACAGTTTCAGTTCTGCGGGCGCCAAAGGGGGCTTCGATTTCTCCGGTGCAGGTGGAGGCGATTTCGGCGCCAAGTACGGGTGGTACGTGGATGTGGTGCGTCGAAAAGTTTCCGAGAACTGGCTTAAGTACGAAGTTGACGCGCGCATCAGCGATGCCAGCCGCTGCTATGTGACGTTTGACATCACGCGCTCAGGCCAGCCGACCAATGTGCGGGTTGAGCAATCCAGCGGCGTACCTTCGCTGGATGTCTCCGCAGTACGCGCGTTGCAGCGGATTGACAGCTTCGGGCCGCTGCCCGGCGATTATTCTGGCAGCAAAGTGTCAGTGGAGTTCTGGTTCGATTACCACCGCTAA
- the recN gene encoding DNA repair protein RecN: MLLELRLENYAVIDNVVVEFAAGLNLLTGETGAGKSILIDALALLLGDKSSTDVVRHGADRAIVAAVFETQGGEAKRVAQVLEANGLDSEGDEIIVRREIASNGKGRVFVNNQPATLAVLRQLAPSLAIIHAQNESLVSFNAAVRLELLDQFAESDLQPVEKAFAEWTAVRRRIAELEGDEQDRLRLLDLWNFQKNEIEAVRPQPGEDELLETEKRVLASAEKIYTAAMAAYDLLYEGASSAAASLRAAQRQIEVLAQYEPKFLETQAAVDSARINVEDVGTTLRDYAAGIQASPERLAEIEDRLAALAQLKRKYGATITQVIAFAADLARKLDEMDNKDDVLRQLHLQLATAGEHYVTAARSLSKRRLEAARKLEKLVEHEVNQLAMKAQFKIVVSASEEESRWTTAGFDQTEYLIATNPGEPLKPLEQIASGGELSRVMLALKASVEVGTTGGGRRRSKTAQRTLVFDEIDTGIGGGAAEAVGRKLKELAQSSQVVCVTHLPQIATFADQHYLIEKKTVSGRTRASVRRISGAERTEEVARMLSGAALTEASRKNAEQMLKANA, encoded by the coding sequence GTGCTCCTCGAGCTGCGGCTGGAGAACTACGCGGTCATTGACAACGTGGTGGTGGAGTTCGCGGCCGGCCTGAATCTGCTGACCGGCGAAACCGGCGCCGGCAAATCCATTCTGATCGATGCTCTGGCGCTGCTGCTGGGTGATAAATCGTCCACGGATGTGGTCCGCCACGGTGCCGATCGTGCCATAGTCGCGGCCGTATTTGAGACCCAAGGCGGCGAGGCGAAGCGCGTCGCGCAAGTGCTCGAGGCCAACGGCTTGGATTCGGAAGGCGACGAAATCATCGTGCGCCGCGAAATCGCAAGCAACGGCAAAGGCCGCGTCTTCGTGAACAACCAACCCGCCACGCTGGCGGTATTGCGGCAGCTTGCACCTAGTCTTGCGATCATTCACGCGCAAAACGAGTCACTGGTTTCATTCAATGCTGCCGTCAGGCTCGAATTGCTCGACCAGTTTGCGGAGAGCGACCTTCAGCCGGTCGAGAAGGCCTTTGCCGAGTGGACTGCGGTCCGTAGGCGCATCGCCGAGCTTGAAGGAGACGAGCAGGACCGCCTTCGCCTGCTCGACTTGTGGAATTTCCAGAAGAACGAAATCGAAGCTGTGCGTCCCCAGCCGGGAGAAGATGAACTGCTGGAGACTGAAAAACGCGTTCTGGCGAGCGCGGAGAAAATTTACACCGCTGCCATGGCTGCTTACGACTTACTGTATGAAGGCGCGTCTTCAGCGGCCGCCTCTCTGCGAGCCGCTCAGCGGCAAATCGAAGTCCTGGCGCAATATGAGCCCAAGTTTCTAGAAACCCAGGCCGCCGTGGATTCAGCACGAATCAATGTGGAAGATGTGGGAACGACCTTGCGCGACTATGCGGCTGGTATTCAGGCCTCGCCCGAGCGCCTGGCCGAAATCGAAGACCGCTTGGCCGCGCTCGCTCAGCTAAAGCGCAAGTACGGGGCCACAATAACGCAGGTAATCGCATTCGCCGCCGATCTGGCGCGCAAGCTTGATGAGATGGACAATAAGGACGACGTTCTGCGCCAGCTCCACCTTCAACTGGCCACGGCAGGGGAGCACTACGTCACCGCCGCCCGGTCATTGTCGAAGCGGCGACTGGAAGCGGCGCGCAAGCTGGAGAAACTGGTCGAGCACGAAGTAAATCAGCTCGCCATGAAAGCGCAGTTCAAGATTGTTGTATCGGCTTCGGAAGAAGAATCGCGCTGGACAACCGCTGGCTTCGATCAAACCGAATACCTGATTGCCACGAACCCTGGGGAACCGTTGAAGCCCCTGGAGCAGATCGCCTCGGGCGGGGAGCTTTCCCGGGTGATGCTTGCGCTCAAGGCAAGCGTCGAGGTGGGCACAACGGGCGGCGGTCGCCGTCGGAGTAAGACTGCGCAGCGTACCCTGGTTTTCGACGAAATTGATACCGGCATCGGAGGCGGGGCGGCAGAGGCCGTGGGTCGAAAACTTAAGGAGTTGGCGCAGAGCAGCCAGGTGGTATGCGTTACCCATCTGCCGCAGATCGCCACCTTTGCGGACCAGCACTACTTGATCGAGAAGAAGACCGTCTCTGGGCGCACCCGCGCGTCGGTTCGCAGGATTTCAGGCGCTGAGAGGACCGAGGAAGTCGCCCGTATGCTTAGTGGAGCTGCCCTTACCGAGGCCTCCCGCAAGAATGCCGAGCAGATGCTCAAGGCCAATGCCTGA
- the shc gene encoding squalene--hopene cyclase produces MEDISGSTPIAPQMRFGKIDDLKSRVMAAADAARKFLFSQQDERGYWCGELEADTTLESDYILLHTLLGTGRPERITKSAHTILQGQNDDGGWSIYEGGPSNISATVKAYFGLKLAGYEADHPAMERARDCIFALGGVTGINTFTKIYLCFFGQYDYDAVPAIPPEIVLFPKWFWFNIYEISSWSRAILVPLSIAYAKKPFKKIPVERGIAELFPNGWQGTNMHLKWSPKLVSWRNFFLFLDRMTHWFERVHVRPLRSIALRAAEKWMLERFEMSDGLGAIFPGIMNSIIALRCLGYSADDPQFIRAMDEFEALGIEEEDSFRMQPAKSPVWDTAYALFALGESGVPPTEPRMVAAAEWMLQKQVTHKGDWAVKNRKAAPGGWYFEFNNEFYPDVDDTAMVNLGLSHVEHPNGRYQRESVQRAIDWVLSMQCKNGGFASFDKDNDKMVFQHIPFADHNAMLDPPTVDITGRVLEMLAAYGYTRDSVAVKRAIQFIQSEQEPDGSWFGRWGVNYIYGTMQVLRGLEAMGVDHHESCIQHGAEWLRSIQNPDGGWGETCGSYDDSTVKGIGPSTPSQTAWAILGLLAAADTRSDSVVRGIAYLLKTQKKDGSWEEESFTGTGFPRVFYLSYHLYRQYFALLALTTYAKVIAAVNNMAGSV; encoded by the coding sequence ATGGAGGATATCTCGGGGAGTACGCCGATCGCCCCGCAGATGCGTTTCGGCAAAATTGACGATCTCAAGAGCCGTGTAATGGCGGCTGCCGATGCCGCGCGGAAGTTCCTCTTTTCCCAACAAGACGAGCGTGGCTATTGGTGTGGCGAATTGGAAGCCGATACCACGCTTGAATCGGACTATATCCTGCTCCACACCCTTCTAGGCACCGGCAGGCCGGAGCGTATTACCAAGTCCGCCCATACCATACTTCAAGGCCAGAACGATGACGGCGGTTGGAGCATCTACGAAGGTGGGCCTTCCAACATCAGCGCCACAGTGAAAGCGTACTTCGGCCTGAAGCTGGCTGGTTATGAAGCGGACCATCCTGCGATGGAGCGTGCCCGCGATTGCATCTTCGCACTCGGCGGCGTTACCGGGATCAACACTTTTACTAAGATCTATCTCTGCTTTTTCGGGCAATACGACTACGACGCGGTACCGGCGATTCCACCGGAGATTGTTCTGTTTCCGAAATGGTTCTGGTTCAATATTTACGAGATTTCATCATGGTCACGCGCCATCCTGGTGCCGCTGTCGATTGCGTACGCCAAAAAGCCATTTAAGAAAATTCCTGTCGAACGCGGCATCGCTGAATTGTTCCCCAATGGATGGCAGGGCACCAACATGCACCTGAAGTGGTCGCCAAAACTGGTTTCGTGGCGAAACTTCTTCCTGTTTCTCGATCGCATGACCCACTGGTTCGAGCGCGTGCACGTACGTCCCCTGCGCTCGATCGCGCTGCGCGCTGCCGAGAAATGGATGCTCGAGCGGTTCGAAATGAGCGACGGCCTGGGCGCGATCTTCCCCGGCATCATGAACTCCATCATCGCTCTGCGCTGTTTGGGTTACTCGGCAGATGATCCGCAATTCATCCGGGCGATGGACGAATTCGAGGCGCTCGGAATCGAGGAAGAAGACAGCTTCCGCATGCAGCCAGCTAAATCGCCGGTATGGGACACGGCTTATGCCCTGTTTGCGTTGGGCGAGAGCGGAGTTCCGCCCACCGAGCCACGTATGGTTGCTGCCGCTGAATGGATGCTGCAAAAACAGGTCACGCATAAGGGCGATTGGGCGGTTAAGAATCGTAAAGCAGCACCGGGCGGTTGGTACTTCGAGTTCAACAACGAGTTCTACCCTGATGTGGACGACACTGCCATGGTGAATCTCGGGCTCAGTCACGTCGAGCACCCCAATGGACGTTATCAGCGCGAGTCGGTGCAGCGCGCCATTGATTGGGTGCTTTCCATGCAGTGTAAGAATGGCGGCTTTGCGTCGTTCGACAAAGACAACGACAAGATGGTTTTTCAACACATTCCCTTTGCCGATCACAACGCCATGCTTGATCCGCCCACCGTTGACATCACCGGGCGGGTACTGGAGATGCTGGCCGCCTACGGCTACACCCGTGACTCTGTAGCCGTGAAGCGCGCCATCCAATTCATTCAGAGCGAGCAGGAGCCGGATGGTTCGTGGTTTGGGCGCTGGGGTGTCAACTACATCTACGGCACCATGCAGGTGCTGCGCGGGTTGGAAGCGATGGGCGTGGATCATCACGAATCCTGCATCCAGCACGGAGCGGAATGGTTGCGCTCGATCCAGAACCCTGATGGGGGCTGGGGAGAGACCTGCGGGTCCTACGACGACTCTACGGTCAAGGGCATCGGTCCAAGCACACCCTCGCAAACCGCCTGGGCAATACTGGGCCTGCTGGCCGCGGCAGATACTCGTAGCGATTCTGTGGTCCGGGGCATTGCCTATTTGCTGAAGACCCAGAAAAAAGACGGTTCGTGGGAAGAAGAGTCTTTTACTGGCACCGGGTTTCCCCGCGTTTTCTATTTGAGCTATCACTTGTACAGGCAATATTTCGCGCTGCTGGCTTTGACCACCTACGCCAAGGTGATTGCCGCAGTGAACAACATGGCTGGATCGGTTTAA
- the pal gene encoding peptidoglycan-associated lipoprotein Pal: MKHTYSKWFTLVLALSVVMMLGACKKKVAPPPPPPPPPPTAPTASLTANPSSINKGESTTLTWETQNATDVSIDGQGAVQPSGSKSVTPTDSTTYRLVAKGPGGTQEATARVTVNQPPPPPTQAPSASDEQLFNQSVRDIYFDYDKYDIRADQQATAQADAAFLSQHPNIKITIEGHCDERGSTEYNLALGDNRANAAKQAMTQAGVAADRIRTISYGKEKPVCTEHNEQCWQQNRRAHFVYQK, from the coding sequence GTGAAGCACACTTATAGCAAATGGTTCACGCTGGTACTTGCGCTGAGCGTCGTCATGATGCTGGGCGCATGCAAGAAGAAGGTAGCTCCGCCACCACCGCCACCACCGCCGCCGCCCACCGCTCCCACAGCGTCATTGACGGCAAACCCCAGTTCCATTAACAAGGGCGAGTCAACCACGCTGACGTGGGAGACGCAAAATGCCACCGACGTCAGCATTGATGGCCAGGGCGCCGTGCAGCCGAGCGGCTCGAAGAGCGTAACCCCCACGGACTCGACCACCTATCGCTTGGTGGCCAAAGGCCCGGGCGGCACTCAAGAGGCGACGGCGCGGGTTACAGTCAACCAACCGCCGCCACCACCGACGCAAGCCCCAAGCGCAAGTGACGAACAGTTGTTCAACCAGAGCGTCCGGGACATCTACTTCGATTATGACAAGTACGATATCCGGGCAGATCAGCAGGCCACGGCCCAAGCTGACGCCGCGTTCCTGTCGCAGCACCCCAATATCAAGATCACCATCGAAGGGCACTGCGATGAACGTGGTTCCACAGAATACAACCTGGCCTTAGGCGATAACCGTGCCAACGCGGCGAAACAGGCGATGACGCAGGCCGGTGTTGCTGCGGACCGTATTCGCACCATCAGCTACGGTAAGGAGAAGCCGGTCTGCACCGAGCACAACGAACAGTGCTGGCAACAGAATCGGCGCGCTCACTTCGTGTATCAGAAGTAA
- the tolB gene encoding Tol-Pal system beta propeller repeat protein TolB yields MNKRLVSLIFSFFLLLGSLSAQQDWIRTGTGLGVERVRLAVPDFKAADANPQTAALNKVFNDTLWYDLDHAGIFDLVSKSFYPVTSLGSPQDIKLEIWNVPPPNAAMVAFGNLGISGQDVIVQGWLYDVRNAASPQVLGKQYRDTATPEHARVIAHRFADEIIFRLGGGIQGIAESKIVFVSNRSGHKEIWEMDYDGANQHQVTHLDSISLSPRISPDGSRIAFTSYAKGGVDLLMYSLDLGRLVSFPRFGGTNISPAWMPDGTKLAFSSSRSGDPEIYVVDSDGQNLKRITNSKGPDVSPVWNPKTGAQIAWVSGRTELPQLYTMEADGTNLQRLTDQGYSVSPSWSPNGQFLVFSWVRNYGPGAPGAADIYIMDLTTHQWVQLTHDGGRNDFPSWSPDGRHIVFQSSRSGSEQLWSMLADGTQPQQLTTAGSNTQPNWSWK; encoded by the coding sequence GTGAATAAGCGTCTTGTTTCCTTAATCTTTTCTTTTTTCTTACTGCTTGGATCACTTTCTGCGCAGCAGGATTGGATTCGCACCGGGACCGGCTTGGGGGTGGAGCGGGTCCGTCTTGCCGTTCCTGATTTCAAGGCCGCCGACGCCAATCCCCAGACAGCTGCCTTGAACAAAGTTTTCAACGACACTTTGTGGTATGACCTCGACCACGCCGGCATTTTTGATCTGGTTTCCAAGAGCTTTTATCCGGTTACATCGTTGGGCAGCCCGCAAGATATCAAGCTTGAGATCTGGAACGTCCCGCCGCCAAACGCCGCAATGGTGGCGTTTGGAAATCTGGGAATCTCGGGTCAGGACGTTATCGTCCAAGGATGGCTCTACGACGTAAGAAATGCGGCATCACCACAAGTTCTTGGCAAACAGTACAGAGATACGGCCACGCCGGAGCACGCGCGAGTTATCGCGCATCGTTTTGCGGATGAGATTATCTTCCGTCTGGGTGGCGGCATACAGGGGATTGCCGAGAGCAAAATAGTTTTTGTCAGCAATCGCTCCGGGCACAAAGAAATCTGGGAAATGGATTACGATGGCGCCAACCAGCACCAGGTCACCCATCTCGATTCGATTTCGCTTTCGCCGCGTATCTCTCCGGATGGCTCACGCATTGCCTTTACCTCGTATGCCAAAGGTGGGGTTGACCTTCTGATGTACTCCCTTGACCTGGGGCGCTTGGTCAGCTTCCCGCGTTTCGGTGGAACCAACATTTCGCCGGCGTGGATGCCAGACGGAACCAAACTTGCGTTTTCTTCGTCACGCAGCGGCGACCCTGAAATTTATGTGGTGGACAGCGACGGTCAGAACTTAAAGCGCATAACGAACTCTAAAGGGCCGGACGTTTCCCCGGTTTGGAACCCCAAGACGGGCGCTCAGATCGCCTGGGTCAGCGGCCGTACTGAGCTCCCGCAGCTCTACACCATGGAAGCCGACGGCACGAACTTGCAGCGGCTTACGGACCAGGGCTATTCGGTGTCCCCCTCATGGTCACCCAATGGGCAGTTCCTGGTGTTCTCCTGGGTGCGGAATTACGGACCAGGTGCCCCGGGTGCGGCAGACATTTACATCATGGATCTGACTACCCATCAGTGGGTTCAATTGACGCATGACGGCGGGCGCAACGACTTTCCGTCGTGGTCGCCTGACGGGCGACACATCGTGTTTCAGTCCAGCCGATCAGGCTCCGAACAGCTATGGAGCATGTTGGCGGATGGCACGCAGCCACAACAATTAACCACCGCGGGCAGCAATACACAGCCAAATTGGAGCTGGAAATAA
- a CDS encoding biopolymer transporter ExbD, whose amino-acid sequence MAFTNAQGRTQSSLSDINVTPLVDVVLVLLIIFMLTAPVLQSGIDVNVPRTRTVKEITEERTVITIDRQQRVFLGNDPININEIGARLRKKMRDPSRQSIFLRSDEDVPFGAFATVMDAVKQAGISNVSIVTQPIQQHGSKR is encoded by the coding sequence ATGGCTTTCACCAATGCACAAGGGCGTACGCAGAGTTCGCTTTCCGACATAAACGTCACTCCACTGGTGGACGTAGTGCTGGTACTGCTAATTATTTTCATGCTCACCGCGCCGGTATTGCAGTCGGGTATTGACGTGAACGTGCCGCGTACACGTACGGTTAAAGAAATCACCGAAGAGCGGACGGTGATCACCATTGATCGCCAACAGCGCGTGTTTCTAGGCAACGATCCAATCAACATCAATGAGATCGGCGCCCGGTTACGGAAGAAAATGCGCGATCCGTCGCGACAATCAATTTTCCTTCGCTCCGATGAAGACGTTCCGTTCGGCGCCTTCGCCACCGTTATGGACGCGGTGAAGCAAGCTGGCATCAGCAACGTAAGCATCGTTACCCAACCCATACAGCAGCATGGCAGCAAACGCTGA
- the ispH gene encoding 4-hydroxy-3-methylbut-2-enyl diphosphate reductase has protein sequence MTAKPLNGKTLLLLKPRGFCAGVVRAIDIVRIALETFGPPIYVRKEIVHNRFVVEELSAKGAIFVDSVDEVPHGERVIYSAHGVSPEVREGSQGRQLRVIDATCPLVTKVHVEAVKFAREGYTLILIGHRDHDEVIGTLGEAPLVTQVVGTPEQVASLVVPDPDRVAYLTQTTLSLDETTGIIEALKQRFPNITGPAAQDICYATENRQLAVKHVAGDADLLLVVGSDNSSNSNRLVEVARNQGTASYLIENCRAIRPEWLEGVNTIALTAGASAPEVLVEEVVEFLSSKGFDNLREVEVMPENVRFGLPPEIVEAIASAPAGAPAE, from the coding sequence ATGACGGCAAAGCCATTGAACGGCAAAACGTTGCTACTTTTGAAGCCGCGCGGATTCTGCGCTGGCGTAGTACGGGCCATTGACATCGTCCGCATAGCCTTGGAGACATTTGGCCCGCCCATCTACGTGCGCAAGGAAATAGTACACAATCGCTTCGTGGTGGAGGAGCTTTCGGCCAAGGGCGCGATTTTCGTAGATAGCGTTGATGAAGTCCCCCACGGCGAACGCGTAATTTACAGTGCCCACGGGGTCTCACCTGAAGTACGGGAGGGAAGCCAGGGGCGCCAGCTGCGGGTGATTGATGCCACCTGTCCGCTGGTCACAAAGGTACACGTGGAGGCGGTAAAGTTCGCCCGCGAGGGTTATACGCTCATCCTGATTGGCCACCGCGACCATGATGAAGTAATTGGAACTTTGGGCGAAGCGCCCTTGGTTACACAGGTAGTTGGCACTCCCGAACAGGTAGCATCTTTGGTGGTGCCCGACCCTGACCGGGTCGCCTACCTCACTCAGACCACATTGAGCCTGGACGAGACCACCGGGATCATCGAAGCTTTGAAACAGCGTTTCCCCAACATCACGGGACCGGCCGCGCAAGACATCTGTTACGCCACTGAGAACCGTCAACTCGCGGTGAAGCATGTGGCCGGTGATGCCGACCTGCTGCTCGTCGTAGGCTCGGACAACAGTTCCAACTCCAACCGCCTGGTCGAGGTGGCGCGTAACCAGGGGACCGCTTCCTACCTGATCGAGAACTGCCGCGCGATACGGCCAGAATGGCTGGAAGGGGTCAACACGATCGCCCTGACGGCTGGGGCATCGGCGCCGGAAGTATTAGTGGAAGAGGTGGTGGAGTTCCTCTCAAGCAAGGGTTTCGACAATCTACGCGAAGTCGAGGTCATGCCGGAAAACGTTCGCTTTGGACTGCCGCCGGAGATCGTGGAAGCCATTGCCAGTGCGCCTGCAGGCGCCCCAGCGGAGTGA
- the tolQ gene encoding protein TolQ, with product MGSEVLELVLQSGPVAKIVLLILLGFSVLSWAIILSKWNALRRVRVQSARFLRAFRKATRLQDIAAVADQFKPSPLAAVFEGANEEYRRQVGPNGVVKSLGAIQRAMQIASSEELTRLERRLPWLATTGAVTPFVGLFGTVWGIIDAFQGLGTAGAATLRAVAPGISEALITTAAGLFAAIPAVIAYNFFSQQIREFAARSDDFALELMNALERSQPQPVQPQPSHRSAVLSEVRD from the coding sequence ATGGGTAGCGAAGTCCTAGAGTTGGTGCTGCAAAGCGGCCCGGTGGCCAAAATCGTACTTCTTATCCTGCTAGGTTTCAGCGTTCTTTCCTGGGCGATTATTCTTTCGAAATGGAATGCGCTACGCCGGGTGCGGGTGCAGAGCGCCCGTTTCTTGCGCGCTTTTCGAAAGGCAACGCGCCTGCAAGATATTGCCGCCGTGGCCGATCAGTTTAAGCCAAGTCCGCTGGCCGCGGTTTTCGAGGGAGCAAATGAGGAATATCGTCGCCAGGTGGGTCCGAACGGGGTTGTAAAAAGCCTGGGCGCAATTCAGCGGGCCATGCAGATTGCTTCTTCGGAAGAGCTGACCCGGCTGGAGAGGCGATTACCCTGGCTCGCCACCACCGGCGCGGTCACGCCATTCGTGGGCCTGTTCGGAACGGTGTGGGGAATCATTGACGCGTTCCAGGGGCTGGGCACCGCGGGCGCGGCGACGTTGCGTGCGGTTGCGCCAGGCATTTCCGAAGCCTTGATCACGACCGCCGCGGGTCTGTTCGCCGCAATTCCGGCAGTGATCGCGTACAACTTCTTCAGCCAGCAGATTCGCGAGTTTGCGGCGCGCAGTGACGACTTTGCACTGGAACTGATGAACGCTCTTGAACGTAGCCAGCCACAGCCGGTGCAGCCCCAGCCCTCGCATCGCAGCGCAGTGCTATCCGAGGTCCGCGACTAA